A window of Peromyscus eremicus chromosome 23, PerEre_H2_v1, whole genome shotgun sequence genomic DNA:
AATTTATTTATCAAGTTTTGACTTCTAATTAGCTTTTACctgtttaagaaatatttattatttttatttttgttagttgtgtgtgtgtccatgtatgtgtgtgtgtcccatgtatatgtgtatgcccatgggggccagaagagggcgctagatcccctgaacctggagttaagatggttgtgagccagggaactgaactctgctcctctgtaagggcagtacctgctcttaaccgctgagccatctctccaattcctTTTATACGGTTTTTGTTCTTTGGCCTTTACATTCTTGGGGCTCTTATTTCCTACTGTAAGGATTCCTTTACAGGTAAACTGGCTCTTTATCGTCTTGTTGGTTCATTTTTTTGACTGGAAACTTCATGAACACAATTGCTTTTGTTCTTAAATTATGATGTATATGTGATTTGTatcatgatatatacatatgataaatACAtattgaatgtatatatatatgtgtgtgtgtgtgtgtatatatatatatatatatatatatatatatatatatatatatatatgagaaacagggtctcactatcactatgcagccctggctaacCTGTAACTCCCTTTGTAAAccaagcaggcctcaaactcacagagattcccttgcctctgcctcccagatgctgggattaaaggcgtgagccactatCACCAGATTTAAGTCATGCTTCTTAATAGAATCATTTTTAGTCATACTATAAAATAATGGCATTTGCTTTTGCAAATAGTGCATTTACAGTTTCCAGAGTATTTGCATGTTGACTTAATGTGTCTCGTGGAACAGGGATGTGGCTCCTGCTGTCTAAAAGGCACTGTGCAAAGTGCTTCCTAGTTCTCCAAGACTCGTTATAAAACCTGAATGAAGCTTTCCAGTGTGTGTTACACAAGGAGAAAATGAAGGGTTCAGAGGAATGAACTCGCCAAGGTCACCCAGTGGGAGAGGTGGAAATCAAGCCTGATTCTGATTCTTCAAATTGTGTCTCCAGTCAGTGGCGACAGCTTAATACCTACCTCCATGGTAGGAACAGCTGACTTGGACCAAAAATCCACATCACAGTTTTGTCTCCTGTTCCAACACAGCCTTCTAAGGAACACTCATTTCAGTAAAAGCTACACTCAAGAACTGAGTCACACCAAAAATGTCCCTCAACATATTTTTGGCAAATACGCAAATTTGGAAAATCGTGATGATTCCATCTGGCATTTTAATTACTGACTTCTGGCAAGCTGGCTGTTTGcttaaaattgaaatagaatgGGTTCATAGAGAGCTTTATGTTAAGTGtaatcccctcctcccacttcataaacacaaaataaacatatttgtaAACTCACCTAAAAACATCATGAGAGTGGTCCTCGTGAAAGCAGCTAGGATCATGCCCACCATGGTGGTAAGGATGCCAATAAAGGTGATGTGAAGATCCTTCAAGCAGTAGGAAAAAAGCCATATGCCGAGGAAACTACTCAAAAAGGAGAGACTGCTCAAAGCTGAACCGTAGCCTATATAAACCTCATCCCAGCAGAGCGGAGAGCCCAGCTCATAAAGCGTAAAAATCGGGAAAATGCCAattaccacaaaaaaataaatgacaatggTAAAAATCAGCAGACAGAGCAAAGATCGTCGCTTACTGgagccatttttaaaaagcaggtaaGTCCGGTAAAACAGATCCTTGAGGCTTTCCCTACAGGACATAGTGACAATCTGGGATGAAGACTCCCTTATGGGATCACTGAGGAACAATGCGACGTAGGTCAGGTTGACCGTAAGAACTACGGCAGTGATGAAATAGGACCACACAAAACCCAGTTCTTGGATAAAATAGCCAGATAACAGACCCGTTAGCCCAGTAACGACTCCAAACATAAAATCCAGGATGGCTATTCGAATGATTTTCTGCTTGTATTCTTTACACTGATCCACAATGTAGGCAACGCAAGCGCCCCAAAAAGTGGTGTAATTCCCGAAGAGGGCACCAATGAAGGTGGACGCCATCAGAAGCTGGAGTGGAAGCTTGAAGTAGGACAGCACACACAGCCAAATGTTGGTTCCTAGAGAGCCAAGAGAGGACAGAACCATGGGGAGTTTCCGTCCATGGTTGTCGCTGCTGGACAAAAGCAGGAAGGTAGACACCAGACCAGGAATTAACCCACTCATTTCCACCTGCAGGTTGAAGAGAGATGCCTTTTTCTGAACTTCCTGCAAGGACAAAGACAAAGTGTTTACAGATACAATGACGACCATAAAAAAAGATGGTAGTGTATGATTCTTTGATATTGCCGCTGGTGGTGAATGGGCGGCCTCGGGTATGTGGGGGGACAATACCAATTAAGTTTTCATGCCATTCATATAGCATATGTCAGAAGGTTACATACCCAGACTTAGTCATGATATCTACACACCACTCATGGTAGAGACTCAAAGgtataagaaaaaaatgcaaaaaaggcATGCATCAGTGTATCTGTTTATACAGAGGACATGTGCAGGTCAGACTCTGGTGCTAGCAATAGAACGCTAGTTTTCCTCCCCTACCCCACGAACTATCTGCACTGATTCCAGTTCTACAGCCTGGGTGATGATCCTTGCTGTGACGGGTCTTCCTGCCTGGACTACAGGGGGGAGCAAACAGTTCACATACATTTGCTTGGTAGATTCTAAAAAGGCAGAGCTCAGCTCCCTTTTAATCTTTGTGTCCACAGACAGACTAGTGAGAAAAGATTCCTCCACTGACTAAAGAAGTAGTAAGATAGATGCAGTGGAAGAGTCTTGGATTGCTCCAGACAGCTGCCGTCTGTGGACTGAGCATGGAATGATGGTGGACAAGAGGGCACACACGTGGGGAGCTGTGACAGTCCTTACAGCAACCATTTGATGGGAAGAACTCGGGGCTGGTTAAAGATAcctgtggggctggagatgtggtgcAGTGGCTAGGagccctggctgcccttgcagaggacccaggtttggtcccatcacccacgtggtgactcacaactgtctgtaactccagttctaggggatctaatgacttcttctggcctccacaggcaccaggcatgcacatggcgcacatacatacatgcaggcaaaacacccatacacataaaaaataatttaaaaattctttgaaagACAGACTGTGTTTGCCATGTCTCACTATTGTCCAATTCATGCACAGTTTTTTACAACGGGACAGGCCATGTGTTGAGAGCAAAAGACCCATGTTGTCAGAAAGCAGTCCAATAATTGATGAGCCATAAAAAAATGTAGCTGGGAGGTggcagctcatgcctttaataccaacatttgggaggcagaggcaagtggatctctgagttcaaggctagcctggtctatagagcaagttctaggacagccagggctacacagagaaaccctgtctaaaaaaaccaagaaaaaaaaaacttttctgcCCCAATATAACCTAACCCAGAGGGAGCAAGAGCTCCGTCTTGTCACCCTCGGTGTGACTATCTCTGAGGACAGTACGGGGCACAGGCAGGCTCTTGGTGGGCACCGAACAAACGCATGGCTAAAGAAGATAAGGCCTCTGCCACTTGCTGGCCATAGaagatattttcaaattattgtgTCTGTTGCTGCTGCTTCTGATGGGAGGGAATGAAGGCTTACTTTGCAGGCTGTTGGGAGGGTGACATTTGAAGGCATATGAGTTGCCCGGCACCAGCCCCGGGGCCTTGTTCAGCTCTCAGTCCTGCCTGTTTATGCGCACATCTTTGTGTACTTACGGTAGCCATCACGTAACTATTTcctgagtaaataaataacaaagtcatCTTCTCAAACAGATTTTCCTAGTAGGGTTTCTGCTTTATATCGGTCCACCCGTGTCTGTCTCCCGCTGGCTTCTGCTATTCCTCACCCAGTCCTTCATAGCTACATCCTCCTCTGCAGTCTACGGTAACAAAGTCATAACAGGGATGTAAGACACAAGCTAagggttggagggatggctcagtggttagagcaccggctgctctttcagaggacccaggttcagctcccagcacccacacggtggctcacaagtatctgtaactacagtctcagggaatctgatgctctcttccggtctctgagggcactgcatgtgtgtggtacacagacgtacatgcgggcaaaacattcatacacttaAAAGagacagcttttttaaaaattgcaggACAGACTCCTGTTACCAATTTACTTCTTGAGAAGTGATCACGTGACAAGAAAATGGTGTAGTGAGTTGTTAGAAGACCCCTTCTTCCTCAACAGTCAAAAAGCGCAGCTAGAATCCCCCACTACTTCACTTCTTAGCCAAAGGCACCCACCACTGTATAAGGTCCCCATGGAGATAAACCCCACTGACAAAGTACAGAGGTGACCCCTCTAGTCACAATGCTCTGAGAACTTGGAACTTTGAAAAAGTagattaagataaaaataaagttttgttttgagacaaagtctcgctaggtagcccaggctggccactagCTTACAGCTATCCTCTAGTCTCAGCaatattacgtgtgtgtgtgtgtgtgtgtgtgtgtgtgtatgttaataaaaagAGTTGGAAAATAAGACTTTCATTAaagtatatattttcaaatacCAAATATAGGTGAGAGAGTGtagtttattctttaatttttttttaaagattttttttatttttatttttttattatgtatacagcatatatggcagcaagccagaagagggcaccagatctcattacagatggttgtgagccaccatgtgggtgctgggaattgaactcaggacctctggaagaacaatcagtgctcttaaccactgagccatctctccagccctattctttaatttttaatatgttgAGACAAGGTATCCTTATGTATCTtgagttggtcttgaacttgtaacccttctgcttctctctcccaagtgctgagattacagatgttcaCTACAATAAGGCTTATTATGACTTATTTTGTGGTGACAAAGACTGAACCCGAGGCTTTTCGAATGTCAGGTAAGCTATCTGTCATTAAGTTATATCCTCAGCCCTTGGATTATTGAGACAGGATGACTCACTATGTTTcctaggttggctttgaactcatgatcttcccgCCTCTGCCCCCTagatgctagaattacagaccatGTGCCACCATTCCAAGTTTCGTTACATTTCTTCTCTCCACACCCTGAAATGTAAAACAGCATCTTACACGCTTGCACACAGGCACACGTGGGTGTGTTTGTTCTTGGGATGTGTCATAGTCAGCTTCAGTCGTCCACTTGACAGACTGGAGTCAGGttggaggagggaacctcagctgaggaattacctccatcaggttggcctgtgccCAGGACTGTAggaggtgccatccctgggcagccAGTCTAGGTCGCGTAAGGAAGGCAGATGAGTAAGCTATGGGTGCCTCCGTGgtctcttcttcagttcctgcctccaggttctgcctcagtttccctagatGATGGGctctaacctgtaagccagataaaccctctcctcttccaagttgctttttggtcaattttttttgtttgttttttccttccagacaggctttctctgtgtagccctggctgtccaggaattcactctgtagaccaggctggccttaaacttactgagatccacctgcctctgcctcccgagtgctgggattatagatgtgcaccacGACCGCCCGGctttggttagtgttttatcacagcaacagagacacaGACTCGGACAAGAAGGACAAACAAATATGGCCTAGCAGTACAAGGCTCCCTGTCGTAACGCACAATCTTATTTTACACTCGATGGACAGTTGGGGCTAGGTGGTGagaaagaaattttgtttttctagtccTCCCAAAGGGCTCGCTCTTTACTTTTAGGGTGACAGGACACAAACCCCTAACTCCCCCTCATTTGGAAATCGAGGGGCCAAGCTCACACAACAGAGCTGGCTGCTGGAGAAGGAAGCTCTGAGCAGGGGACAAGGCTCTCAGATTCAGAGGGAGGAGGATGTTCTCTGAGGCCATACAAGGGCAGCATCCGGAAAGCGTCCAGAAGGACGTGATCTAGGCAAAAGTGATGCTGTCAGCCCCTTCTTGTCTGGTCCTATCCCAGCTGTGCACAGCAGGGTAGGGCTAAGTATGGTGGCTCTAGTTC
This region includes:
- the Slc46a3 gene encoding lysosomal proton-coupled steroid conjugate and bile acid symporter SLC46A3, producing MKISFIEPAVLLNAFAMALTMPLTAQYVYRRIWEETGNYTYASGSNVSECAQNKSDPIFAFREEVQKKASLFNLQVEMSGLIPGLVSTFLLLSSSDNHGRKLPMVLSSLGSLGTNIWLCVLSYFKLPLQLLMASTFIGALFGNYTTFWGACVAYIVDQCKEYKQKIIRIAILDFMFGVVTGLTGLLSGYFIQELGFVWSYFITAVVLTVNLTYVALFLSDPIRESSSQIVTMSCRESLKDLFYRTYLLFKNGSSKRRSLLCLLIFTIVIYFFVVIGIFPIFTLYELGSPLCWDEVYIGYGSALSSLSFLSSFLGIWLFSYCLKDLHITFIGILTTMVGMILAAFTRTTLMMFLVRIPFFFTFMPLSVLRSMLSKMVHSTEQGALFACIAFLETLSGVASTSAFNGIYSATVAWYPGFIFLLSAGLLILPAISLWAVKFIGWEEGSYTMFVPEEPHEHSSD